A part of Bacteroidota bacterium genomic DNA contains:
- a CDS encoding HlyC/CorC family transporter: protein MEIVYGILKIASVFALVFLNGFFVAAEFAIVKVRMTQIEPLIKSGLKRARLAQQVITHLDAYLSATQLGITLTSLGLGWLGEPFVAHMLQPLFVLAGITNPTAVAAVSFGVAFSIITFLHIVLGELAPKSLAIQRAQKVTLGVAAPLHLFFVVFKPAIWLLNGTANYFLRAVGIEPVGESDLAHSEEELRILLSQGKTISTTSRSILLRAMELRDRTVREVMVPRTQIVYLSTDKSPDESLKIALESQFTRYPLCENDLDNVLGMIHLKDLFRMKAQQVGPSVPGGRGAQLLSIKRELLFVPETTPLEKMLNTFLTKRVLMAIVVDEYGGTAGLITLENVLEELVGEIRDEFDVEPLMVQKVNEGEYTIDGTMPLHDFARMFEVVPDTKDVVTVSGYVVHLLGRVPEKGATLRIDQWNGTIESVDKKKVKQLRIRKA from the coding sequence ATGGAAATTGTTTACGGCATTCTGAAGATTGCCTCTGTGTTCGCGCTGGTGTTCCTCAACGGCTTTTTCGTTGCCGCCGAGTTTGCCATTGTCAAAGTTCGCATGACCCAAATTGAACCTCTCATCAAGAGTGGTTTGAAGCGGGCCAGGCTTGCCCAGCAAGTTATTACGCATCTTGACGCATATCTCTCCGCGACGCAACTCGGCATTACACTGACAAGCCTCGGACTCGGGTGGCTCGGCGAACCGTTCGTTGCCCACATGCTTCAGCCGTTGTTTGTGCTCGCCGGCATCACGAACCCGACAGCGGTCGCGGCGGTGTCCTTCGGCGTTGCGTTTAGCATCATCACGTTCCTCCATATCGTTCTCGGCGAGTTGGCGCCGAAATCGCTCGCTATTCAGCGGGCGCAGAAGGTAACATTGGGAGTTGCCGCGCCGCTTCACCTGTTCTTTGTCGTTTTCAAACCGGCAATCTGGCTTCTTAACGGAACCGCAAACTACTTTCTGCGGGCAGTCGGCATCGAGCCCGTCGGCGAAAGCGATTTGGCGCATTCGGAAGAAGAGTTGCGCATTCTGCTCAGTCAAGGGAAGACGATTTCAACGACAAGCCGGAGCATTCTTCTTCGCGCAATGGAACTGCGTGACCGGACGGTCCGTGAGGTGATGGTACCCCGAACGCAAATCGTCTATCTCTCAACAGACAAATCGCCCGACGAGAGCTTGAAGATCGCCCTCGAAAGTCAATTCACACGCTACCCGCTGTGTGAGAACGACCTTGATAATGTTCTGGGGATGATCCACCTGAAAGATCTGTTCAGGATGAAGGCACAGCAGGTCGGGCCTTCCGTACCCGGCGGGCGCGGGGCGCAACTGTTGAGTATCAAGCGTGAGCTGTTGTTCGTTCCCGAAACCACTCCGCTCGAAAAAATGCTGAATACCTTCCTGACAAAAAGAGTGTTGATGGCAATCGTCGTGGATGAGTACGGCGGCACAGCGGGATTGATTACGCTGGAGAATGTGTTAGAAGAACTTGTCGGAGAAATCCGTGACGAGTTCGACGTTGAGCCGCTGATGGTGCAAAAAGTGAACGAAGGAGAATATACAATCGACGGCACGATGCCGCTTCATGATTTTGCACGCATGTTCGAAGTCGTGCCCGATACCAAGGATGTCGTGACGGTGAGCGGATATGTCGTTCATCTGCTCGGCCGTGTTCCCGAAAAGGGGGCAACACTGCGGATCGATCAGTGGAACGGAACTATCGAGAGCGTTGACAAGAAGAAAGTTAAGCAACTCCGCATTCGCAAAGCGTAG
- a CDS encoding efflux RND transporter periplasmic adaptor subunit, which translates to MPRRRTLLLWTFSIPLIGLIAYLATRSADTSPPERANAVSEVDGDVRFPVTVAVAERGVLAKSIGANGILRARREVELLARVGGDVVGVYAQNGKHVGKGDLLVKLDDRESRLAYEKASTALLAAQIEYRALSTSEFLAGPDSARVQEELTRVRQRLADAESAYRTKKIDEAALARARREYEAANAYLLVDRGDIIANKSGLAATQEAYTRAKLDLEATELRAPFAGYVGNLDLTVGKRVQAGTAICNVVDLSTLLVDVDVIESEAPRVQPGQRAELTVAALPGKTFTGKVITRNPMIDPKTKTLKVTIELTNLPTSNSLMPGMYATVRIQTEIFASRLLVPKAALLVRDQRTLVFVAQQGLAKWHYVDVEDENERYIAIRSGIETGDTVIVDGHYTLAHDARIRVTK; encoded by the coding sequence ATGCCGCGACGACGAACACTCCTTCTGTGGACTTTCAGCATTCCCCTGATTGGACTCATTGCGTATCTCGCCACACGATCAGCAGATACATCTCCTCCCGAACGCGCCAACGCGGTGAGTGAAGTTGATGGCGATGTCCGGTTTCCCGTCACGGTTGCTGTAGCGGAGCGGGGAGTGCTTGCAAAGAGCATTGGCGCCAATGGCATACTGCGCGCACGGCGCGAGGTGGAATTGCTTGCGCGTGTTGGCGGTGATGTTGTTGGCGTGTATGCACAGAACGGCAAGCACGTCGGCAAAGGTGATCTGTTAGTGAAGTTGGATGATCGCGAGTCCCGTCTTGCGTATGAGAAGGCCTCGACAGCGCTGCTTGCCGCGCAGATTGAGTACCGGGCACTCAGCACGTCCGAGTTTCTTGCCGGACCCGATTCGGCGCGTGTGCAGGAGGAGCTTACCCGCGTGCGTCAGCGGCTTGCGGATGCGGAGAGCGCCTACCGGACAAAGAAGATAGACGAGGCTGCACTGGCGCGAGCACGGCGCGAATACGAAGCCGCGAACGCCTATCTGCTCGTTGACCGCGGCGACATTATTGCCAACAAAAGCGGACTCGCGGCGACGCAGGAAGCCTACACCCGCGCAAAGTTGGATTTGGAGGCAACCGAACTCCGTGCCCCGTTTGCAGGTTACGTCGGCAATCTCGACCTCACCGTTGGCAAGCGCGTACAGGCGGGGACAGCAATCTGCAATGTCGTTGACCTCTCGACTCTGCTTGTGGATGTTGATGTGATTGAGAGCGAAGCGCCGCGTGTGCAGCCGGGACAACGCGCCGAGCTGACCGTTGCCGCGCTGCCGGGCAAAACCTTCACGGGCAAAGTCATAACCCGCAACCCGATGATTGATCCCAAAACCAAAACTCTTAAAGTAACGATTGAACTGACCAACCTTCCCACCTCCAACTCGCTGATGCCGGGGATGTACGCAACAGTGAGAATCCAAACCGAAATCTTTGCCAGCCGACTGCTTGTACCGAAGGCTGCGCTGCTTGTGCGCGACCAGCGCACGCTCGTGTTTGTGGCACAGCAAGGACTTGCCAAGTGGCACTACGTTGATGTTGAAGATGAGAATGAACGCTACATTGCCATCCGCTCAGGTATCGAGACGGGCGACACGGTGATTGTGGACGGACACTACACACTGGCGCATGATGCAAGGATACGCGTAACAAAATAG
- a CDS encoding efflux RND transporter periplasmic adaptor subunit has protein sequence MVQRRTLILLASGTNLPTSNSLMPGMYATVRIQTEIFANRLLVPKAALLVRDQRTLVFTAQQGLAKWHYVDVEDENERFIAIRSGITPGDTVIVDGHYTLAHDARIRVTP, from the coding sequence ATGGTACAACGACGCACACTCATTCTTCTTGCCTCCGGTACCAACCTTCCCACCTCCAACTCGCTGATGCCCGGGATGTATGCAACAGTGAGAATCCAAACCGAAATCTTTGCCAACCGCCTGCTTGTGCCGAAGGCAGCGCTGCTTGTGCGCGACCAACGGACACTCGTATTCACAGCGCAGCAGGGCCTTGCCAAGTGGCACTATGTTGATGTCGAAGATGAGAACGAACGCTTCATTGCCATCCGCTCGGGCATCACACCGGGCGACACGGTGATTGTTGACGGGCACTACACATTAGCACATGATGCGAGGATACGCGTAACACCATAG
- a CDS encoding helix-turn-helix transcriptional regulator, with the protein MSIDTSLLKTWIRENPEKAPSAKIVAVHHGFPIDSVRKEFHRKEGMTLGRFIADTRLEFVQKVLLTTEKTCFEIASELQLREDVLARWYKQRTGITMEGFRRKNGTTQTQRGGVNPSDDNVMSEIANHYCKPKLQREFA; encoded by the coding sequence ATGTCAATAGACACCTCACTACTCAAAACCTGGATACGCGAAAACCCGGAGAAGGCGCCGAGCGCGAAGATTGTGGCAGTTCATCACGGATTCCCGATTGATTCCGTCCGCAAGGAATTTCATCGAAAGGAAGGAATGACGCTCGGGCGATTCATCGCTGACACTCGATTGGAGTTTGTGCAGAAAGTGCTGCTTACGACAGAGAAGACCTGTTTCGAGATTGCGAGTGAACTTCAATTGCGTGAAGATGTTCTCGCCCGGTGGTACAAGCAACGGACCGGGATAACGATGGAGGGATTTCGGCGCAAGAATGGGACAACCCAAACCCAACGGGGGGGGGTAAACCCAAGCGACGATAACGTCATGTCCGAAATTGCAAACCATTATTGCAAACCGAAATTGCAAAGAGAATTTGCTTGA